Proteins from a single region of Nomia melanderi isolate GNS246 chromosome 11, iyNomMela1, whole genome shotgun sequence:
- the LOC116432191 gene encoding PHAF1 protein CG7083: MLELEVVPERSLGCEQWEFILGMHFSQSVAIIQSQVGIIRGVQVLYSDSNPLDVDLVINLPHDGVRLIFDPVVQRLKIIEIYNMKLVKLKYCGLPFNSPEVLPSIEQIEHSFGATHPGVYDSDKQVFVLNFRGLSFYFPIDSKFQPGYAHGLGSLQFPNGTSPLVAKTAIYVGNMAAGSGSDEHNLKAPPPPLPLVCYHNNLYLEKADVIRDKIRTRGLRLHLFTEGSSVTRVLLEPKKHCLTKEVLFGDTCEDVLSALGAPSRVFFKAEDKMRIHSPHAHKRDKIRRSDFFYNYFTLGLDVLFDAKTQCVKKFVLHTNYPGHYNFNMYHRCEFSLTLPSENTESGKLIDVSPVNVLITAYTKWDRISEQLKASARPVVLNRASSTNTTNPFGCTFCYGIRDAIVEVMANQHIASVTLYRAA; the protein is encoded by the exons ATGTTGGAGCTGGAGGTAGTGCCCGAGAGGTCCCTCGGCTGCGAGCAGTGGGAATTTATTTTAG GTATGCATTTTTCCCAATCTGTTGCTATAATACAATCCCAAGTGGGCATTATAAGGGGAGTGCAAGTCCTGTACAGCGACAGT AATCCTTTAGATGTAGACTTAGTGATAAATTTACCTCATGATGGTGTTCGGCTTATATTTGACCCTGTGGTGCAGAGGctcaaaataattgaaatttataatatgaaattagtGAAACTTAAGTACTGCGGTTTACCCTTCAATTCACCAGAGGTATTACCGTCTATCGAGCAGATAGAACATTCGTTTGGTGCAACTCACCCTGGTGTTTATGATAGTGATAAACAG GTGTTTGTTTTAAATTTCCGAGGTTTGTCATTTTACTTCCCCATAGACTCCAAGTTTCAACCTGGCTATGCACATGGTCTTGGGTCGTTACAATTTCCAAATGGAACTTCCCCTCTTGTAGCAAAAACAGCTATTTACGTTGGTAACATGGCTGCTGGAAGTGGAAGTGATGAGCACAATTTGAAGGCACCACCACCTCCTTTACCACTT GTCTGCTATCACAATAATCTTTATTTAGAGAAGGCAGATGTTATACGTGATAAGATTCGTACTCGAGGTCTTAGACTACATCTTTTCACAGAAGGTAGCTCTGTAACTAGGGTATTGCTGGAACCGAAGAAACACTGCTTGACCAAAGAG GTGTTATTTGGCGATACCTGTGAAGATGTGCTGAGCGCATTGGGTGCCCCGTCTCGTGTCTTCTTTAAGGCTGAGGATAAAATGCGAATACATAGCCCCCATGCGCATAAACGGGACAAAATAAGACGGTccgatttcttttacaattatttcacCTTAGGATTG GACGTCTTGTTTGATGCCAAAACCCAATGCGTCAAAAAGTTTGTGTTACACACAAATTATCCGGGGCACTATAACTTTAATATGTACCACCGTTGTGAATTTTCGCTGACTTTACCGTCTGAAAATACTGAATCGGGAAAACTGATTGATGTTTCCCCAGTGAATGTATTG ATCACTGCCTATACCAAATGGGATCGAATCAGCGAGCAATTGAAGGCTAGTGCACGACCGGTGGTCTTGAATCGAGCGTCTTCTACGAACACAACAAATCCGTTCGGATGTACGTTTTGTTACGGTATACGTGATGCGATCGTCGAGGTCATGGCGAATCAACACATTGCTAGTGTAACTTTGTACAGAGCGGCGTGA